agaattcggtattaaatgccgttcgtgggtgatatttacattgattaaaatcacgtgtgcttgtgatatatgttcatttaaaataaccacgtgttacaaactcacgattcagctatcatggtggagatgggtttatttcaagtctatgaacagattcctgaattcgacaggaatatgtatggagaattgtcataaactttttaatctctctgatagctcactcggtagagtcactgtaggcatagcttccagccgcagaggtgggggttcgaatctccacccggtcagaagctgttaccataaaatgaattccaagtggatatattttcccaagatagaattcggtattaaatgccgttcgtgggtgatatttacattgattaaaatcacgtgtgcttgtgatatatgttcatttaaaataaccacgtgttacaaactcacgattcagctatcatggtggagatgggtttatttcaagtctatgaacagattcctgaattcgacaggaatatgtatggagaattgtcataaactttttaatctctctgatagctcactcggtagagtcactgtaggcatagcttccagccgcagaggtgggggttcgaatctccacccggtcagaagctgttaccataaaatgaattccaagtggatatattttcccaagatagaattcggtattaaatgccgttcgtgggtgatatttacattgattaaaatcacgtgtgcttgtgatatatgttcatatatatatatatatatatatatatatatatatatatatatatatatatatatataatctgcggTTCAAACTATATCAGTACCATGACATTTTCCAAAGACAAAGACAACTTAAACGTAATCAGTGTGGGTAGTTTTGAGCATCCTAAAGGTCTTTTCATGCAAGATACTGTGATTCTGCAACCAAGCAACCAAGAAAACCTATAATTACTCTCGTATGACTATAAATACTATCATCATTGTCATGAAATCAGCCATGAAGTTAAATGGACCATAAACTGGTAAATTTCCGTAAACTAGAAAGATGAGGGTAAAACTAGTAAAACAATTGTTCCTTAATAAATAGACTAAAGCCAatgacaaataaacaaatgaatgaataaacattaataatatgaGTAAATTATGCAAAAGAgttaaatttcaaaatattatattcCACAGTTTCTTCGGTTCGTTTAATGAattggggtgtttttttttttttttataaaagatctccTCTTTTAATTCTTAGCCAAATCACAAATCTTATGTTGAAATCGATTTAAACAACAATTCCCTGTTGGTCTTCTAGGTATCTCTTCATATATCTAAATCTAGCTTATCAAACACTTGGAAATTTGTTGGTAAGTTTAACATCCTACCATGCTTTTGCGTTTTGGTACCATTAACATGTTCGTCTCttaacattaaaaattaatggtTACCCATTAGCacacagtaaataaataaataaataaatatatgaataattacataAAGGCTCTCATAGACAGGAGGTTAAACGCCTTGCCCGCTACAGACCAGATCGATCTAAGCAGGATGGGAAACGATTTAAGAAGTGAATTGTGTAGCTGGCCCTGGTAGTTAGTTTACTGTGATAGGTTATAACAACAAGAGAGAAGATAACAAGGTAGGCATAGTCACTGAATACACCTAAATTTAAAATTGAGAGCAAGCATAGCATTTCTcgtaaataaataattttacatgaTGTAATCcatcaaaattaaaataagagtTATTAGgacagtaacaaaaataataaacttGAAGAAGCAACAACAAATCATCATTTGTCCATTAATCATATTTGTCCGTACTATTACTGATCGCAGACCATCACGAACCACCTTCAAAAAGTAGCCTACTTTCCATTAGGGCCAAAGCCTTTGCTCCTCTCCAGAAGTGATTCATTATCAAACTCGATTTGAAATGGTTCTTTCATTCATCTCCTCCAGTCCTTCGTACCTAAGAGAAGCAATCACAGGCGGTAATAACCAACCATGCCCCCCTTCCAAAACAGGACCCCCATTTACTTATTTCCCCCAGAGGGGATGCTGCGATGGATAATCACTGCCAATACCCTCATTAATCCTGCGGTTGTTAGAATCTGGTGGTCCGGTAATGATCTGTAATTACTTAGTTAACAGCTAATCTGCTCATCCCGAGACCACCCTCTGATGTAAACCACCCGACATTCTAAGTCAGACACTTTGCCTTGGCATACCCTCGAGTGCCACCCCTACCCCACCTCTCCAATAACCCCCTGTATATCCCACCCCTCCATACTGACCTACTCCTCTGCCCATCAGGGATACATCCTCCGCAGGGAGTACTCCGAAGATCTATCTGTCCCTCCCAGGCAAATTTGTTCTCCGATTCAGTAATTTGCATATTTCTGGTAGTACCCTATTcctacttaatctctctctctctctctctctctctctctctctctctctctctctctctctctctctctctctcaactagtggCAAATACTTAAGtagttttgtaaatatcctggaataaaaaaaatgaaacacgcTTTCCACTTGAAATCCTACCTACAAAAATTGAAACCAGGATACTGAATCAAATATATAAGAAGAACAGGGAGCTCatctatttaatttttccaatGGTTACGATTATCAAACGCAGAGACAAAGTTGTCATTTCAGTATATACAAGGGcagaaaaataataattaggaCGCATTAAAAGATGTAATATCAAACCAAAAGTAACAAAAATAATCGAGcacttaaaagaaataaatataatttctaatcaATCAAGTCCTTAAAAATCcattaaaaaacataaataaattctatgtgcaatttttaagaattaaaagcatgcataaatttatcataaaaactaaaacaaggGACAATATTTAGTCTAATCAGacacaaaatacaataaaaaaaactggGAACTTGTTTACCCACcagactatatatataatatatatatatatatatatatatatatatatatatatatatatatatatatggataaatatcaacacaacatcgtgttcaaatagaaataaatttctacctcatacttgggatcgaacgctggccccttctaatgaaaggccaggtcgaaaccaaccatgccacgagaggccataaaagaaatcggaacctaacgctacccagctgttaaggatttacctgaagtcaccaggtaaatccttaacagctgagtagcgttaggttccgatttcttttatggcctctcgtggcatggttggtttcgacctggcctttcattagaaggggccagcgttcgatcccaagtatgaggtagaaatttatatatatatatatatatatatatatatatatatatatatatatatgcatgtgtatgtatatatatatatatatatatatatatatatatatatatgcgtatatatatatatatatatatatatatatatatatatacagtatatatatatatatatctatatataatatatatatctatatatatatatatatatatatatatatatatatatatatatatatatatatattaccagtgtACGCGACTCGTAAAAATAACGGCTAATTACTTAGCTATGAGCACCCATGCGTCCATCTTTTACGAGGTATCTAGGGTGTGACTACTCCAACTCCACCtacccaagggacgaggagagctaagcgtgaccaaaaataatatatatatatatatatatatatatatatatatatatatatatatatgtgtgtgtgtgtgtgtgtgtgtgtatcatggtTCTTGTTAATTAATTTGGAGATGAAATGGGTATATTTtgtcttctccacccaagctgtgaCCATGGAAATCTGGGCTCTCTAGCTTGTGATGCTAGTATATTAAACACTATAATACTACACTAAAAccacttataaattatatatactgtatatatatacatacacacacatacacacacacatatatatatatataaatatatatatatacatatatatatatacatatatacatatatatatatatatatatatatatatatatatatatatatatatatatatatatatatatgttacaggcaaactgggtgaccaggcatttcgcgaaatccctaaagATTTTAGCATTTCGTGAAACGACTGAATCACTTAGGgatttcacgaaatgactaaaatttccaggcatttcgtgaaatgactgtaCTTTAGTAGTTTTTATTACACACTTTACCTGATAGAagtcaggcaaactgtgtaattcttgTATTTGTTTGCAAACAACACTTTTATGTGTTTGTTAAGAATATATTATGTAAACACGGATTCTTTTTCACTTAAAAGTTGGTTTTGAATCCTTATATTATGATTTTTTCTCTATTTCTGcatatctgttaaacatttccatataatttccaTGCATTTCATTTCCCTATAatttgtagccagagttgtttcaagcacaagTCTTCAATTTAAATTTCACTACTATTTTGTTTGAGATGGCCTCTTTCTTTGGAATCTTTTAAccatgtgagcaggtaattcactaattttcatttcttttaattatatgaGCAGGTAATATACTAATCACCAGTAAGCTGATTGGGGATATGGGTATCCTGAAAGTTCATTCTGCCTCTGGAAGTGGAAGTGATCTTATAGTACTTATTTATTTACTAGAacaataaaactttttaaaatttggtATACTGATAACTTCAAAATGGCAGATGACTTTGAAACTAAGTTTATAAAAGAGCTATTTCAAAAGTATGATAAATGTCAAAAATGCTTGTTGCCTAGAGATGTGTATAATTCAACAATTGAAGAGCTGAAGATTGCCTCACAGGATAAAACTTCTAAGTCTTGCCATGGATACTATATTCTGAAGGAGTAAgaaccctgatcaatataagcagttttagattaaaGTTTAGAATAATTTCATTAAATGACTAGGCTTTTTATGAAATGATTGATGAaaacaatttcaataattttattaacgaCAGGACATTTTATGTTAtagtatttttatgtatttcatatttacatattttattcatattatatgtatatatttgttttatctaACCAGGTATGAGGTTCTCCATTGTGGTGATGTGGAGAAACTGATCAAGGCACGTTCATCTCCAGAGGACCAACCTTCCTACTATGTCTCTATTAAGGACATGTTTGCCATCCTCCAACAGGCCCACATTGCTAAAGGTCATAGTGGAAGAAATCGAATGCTCAAGCAATTGAGTGCTAagtatgcaaacatcacaagggaggcTGTCGACCTATTCAAGTCCTACttcattacctgccaagaaaagacaaaaagaaccgaAACAAAGGGAGATGTGGTTCGCCCCATACTTACTGAAGATTTCAATTCTCGCTgccagtcatctccacaagcccaagATCATGGTGTACCAGTGTCACCTGACCAAGGTTGTAATCCTGTGCCCACTCACGTCTAAGAGAGCAGCTGAGGTTGGTTTTCAGCCTCTGGTTATTTTCTTATTGATTGGAGCTCCATGCATCCTTCAATCAGATAATGGATCCGAGTTCACTGCCCAGATGGTTCGAGAACTGAAGGATTTACGGACCCGTCTTCgccttgtgcatggcaagccctgGCACCCACAAAGTCAAGGTTCAGTCGAACGGGCGAACTcagacatcaaagacatgctggctgcttggctctctgacaacaacactcgggattggtccctaggccttcgttttgttcagaaccaaaAGAACTCGTCGTACCATTTAGGGATCATGAGTACCCCATATGCTGCTTCGCTTGAAGAGGATGCAAAGGTTGGACACACTTCATCATCTCCAAAACTCTAGCGCCAGACCCACCAACATTTGTACTTGTTTCATCCCTGCCAGCCCAATTCCACACAAGCCCTCCACCACTCAGTCCATCACctcatattgcatcaagacaacaagaaatttccaagaactgcaagagagCCAGAGAGACTCAACTgtgccaagcagaacgtatggtcaaacgTAGTAGGATTGACTTAAGGACCGGGGAAATAGGGGATAATGTCGCTGTGCCAGTTCCATATGTTGACAGGGGAAGGGGGGATCCAAGAAATCTTACTGGAAACATCATGgacagaaatgaaaataacttatacacTGTAGGGATAAAGGCAGGGATACTAAAGACTAAATTTACTAGGactgaattcaacttgtgcccccaacgattattaagtgttgatgaaatcaaccaaggacagcaagtatctcttcgtgaggcactgaagaaaggccccTCTGGTGGCCAAGGACACCTATATTGCAGCCGTGCAAATTCAGGTTAAAAAAGTGCAGTGCCAATAGGTATCAATGTTATAAGGCTAAGCTAAAGTGTAACAGCTGTTGTCATAACAGCCTTTCCTGTTGCAATAAATAGGGAGTACGTTGTGAAATTGTATAAAAGTGCTTTGTGTATCACTATGTCACTACATTTTTAACTTGTGTATATATGATTGAATCATTCCATGTGTTTTGTCTAATTGCACATTTAATGAAAGAAACAataaatggttttaagaaatatgttgttacagaatgGTTGCTACTAAAATACTATAAGCTTATACAAAATACCTGTAAATATACACTACTTAactaaattatataatattcaaaCCTAAAATCCTGTCCATGgcaatgcatgaaaaaaaaattgctactaaaataccctcaACGTATACAATATTCACCATTGGACTAAAACTCTTACGAACCAGGCACTTCGCGAAATCCCTAGGCTACAAAACCAGTCATTTCCCGTAATGCCTAGAAACTTTAGTCATTTCGGGAAATCCAGAAGTGAAACAGTCATTCaacgaaatgcctaaaatctttcGAAATTTCGTGAAATACCTGGTTACatagtttgcctgtaacatatatatatatatatatatatatatatatatatatatatatatatatatatatatatgtatatatatatatatatatatatatatatatatatatatatatatatatatatatatatatatatatatatatatgtatagtatacatatatatacatatatatacatatatacatatatatatatatatatatatatatatatatatatatatatatatatacacatatgtatatatatatatatatatatatataatatttatatatatttaagtaattccAGTCTCTCAATTAGAAAATGAGACTTGCTTTCAAATTACAAAGTACGGAATCGGTTATCTACTTGGTAATAAACTGTTATTGGTCAGAATTAGGCAAAGAGGCCTAGCGACATCAACCAAAAAACATTTGCTAAAAACCATAACGTTAGCAACGTAGCATCCTGCTATATGGTTCGCTTTACATAAGAGGATTTTTTCCGCACAGGAGGCATGacttcacatgagcggattttcCCCGAGCAGCCTTGCAGTTTCCATAACTCTCTACACTGGAACTACACGGGTTAGCAGTGCATATGGCTAGTAAATACCTGCAGCTCAAAAATTCTTCCAAGTATGTGAAGGGCCTCAtagatcttcattgatttctaatccgcgcggCATCAAACCGCTGGTGTGAAGCGAGCCTAGAACCCCTCCCCTAACTATATTGCGAAGTTCTCTCTACCACGTGCTATTACTTAGGATATACAGTATTTACTCTAGCACTAATTCAACATCTTTAACGAATACTTGTTCACTTATGTAAATTAGTATATTAGGTAGAGGTAGTGTTAAAAAGGTTATTCTATGAAGATTTGCTATTAACCAGAATATATAAAACAAGGAAATTTTAGTGCAACCCCTTTCACAGAAAAGCCACGGGGTGGAATAATCTTATATGCAGCAAGAAATGTTATTAAGGATAGTGGGAGAACTGAAATGGttgatttttagaaatattttgaagtaAATATTTTAATTTGGAATAAAGATGTGAGGAAGATGGGAGCAAACGGGAGAAAAATGTGAGGTACTAAAAATAAATTGCTTACGCAGTATATGAAACTTCATGAAAATAGATAGATTTATGTGGCGATACGTAAAAGTGGCAAAAATGTATTGTGAGGTtgttcggtcatgtggaaagaatggggaatgataaatatataattccGAAATTCTGATACACAGGAGGAAAGGCTTGGTTAGAAAAGATTGGACAGTCTGCGTGAAAGATGCATTGGAAAATATTGGCCACACTATCCAGAGTCTAAGAGGGCTTGATGCACTGCAGCATTGCTGATAAGCATTCAGCAAAGGCGTAGAAGTAGACAGGTAAAGCAAATAATTTACAAAAAAGTTGtaataatagaaaatagaaaactgTTAGAACCAAAGACTATCTTTGTAGCATCTAATACTTTGAATGACAATAATGCAGGATCATCGTATCAATATCACCTACAAATTCACGTtcgcagaaaaaaacaaaaattataattaaatcatACATCATATATGGTATAATTGATATCTTACTTTTGTTTGCTTTTGCCCGTTATATTTCGAATACGATCCTTATATTTTCAACAGCTGGATTCAGAAATGTTCACATTTTAACCTATACTTTATGGGCATTCTGTATAGACGACAAAAGCTATTTCTTGAGTCACATTTAACCACTTTTCGCTGATGGGCATTGAAACTgtatcaaacaaaaataaaatgatcgaaaaaagagatatatcataataTTCAAGACATTATCATGTTAAACTAAAAGGGCAATCGAATCAAGATGATGGGTTGACCATAGAGAATCAGACCAAAAATTTCGGTTCTTTTGGAGAAGAGAAGAAAACTAATGTGAAATGGTTGGGGGTTTCGGGTATGGATTAAAGAAGGGGTAAGGGGTTTTGGAAatggcatctccagttattttcccTCTAAGTGGAAATGAGTAAAGGAAGTAAAGGGGTAAGCGCTAATCTTGGAGAGGCGCTAATATGAGAGAGCTGGGCTGTGATAAAGGGAAGGGACGTGGTTAGGGTAGAGTGGCACTATCCCATGGGGTGGGGAGTATTGGGATGGTAGAGGGGCCATGGATGGAAAGAGGGTATAAGTACATTGATGGGAAGAGGTAGAGAGGTGGCATGGGTAAGGAAAAGGGTTTAGTGGAAATAAGACTGGAATTTTATAGTGAAGTTCTTATACGAGTTGTAAATCCATCTACTCGGACGTTTGATCCCCGAAGCGTGACAATTTATTACGAGTTTTGACTActtcctttaatttatatattgtaaGGGCAATTGAATGCACCATTAAAAGGGCCGATGCACTCTCTAGCGACGGTACGATGGTAGTAGACAAATAATTAACTGTCTCCCATATTAGCGCCCTTTGTTACGTTACCGTGGAAGATTTAGTTGTTTTATTAGATGCCATTAGCAATTTAAAATTAATATACGTTTTCATTAAAGATTAGCCATAGTAATATTTTAGGAAAGGGAAAGCACTTACGAttactttaaaacatttaaaaatttagTTAACCCCGTATCATTATAGATAATATATTATTCTCCCGTCCCAGGTGcaataaaactcaaaatattattatgaaaatcttaAATGCAGCACATTAAGTAGTTTTTACAGGAAGGGGAATAAATTTCTAATTTCAATCTATTCATACTTTTTTCCTTTAGTGCATGGTGTGATGTGGAGACAGGCTCTACGTCacaccatgaatatatatattcgcAGTTCTAGTTTCTCATTCTGATACTATATTTTCAAGGTAAAGATAAGAATGATACGAGAGGCAAATAATATAGGCTACAACAATATTGCTAAACACAGTTTGGAGTTATAGCACTACATCAGGATAGAGTTTCGTTGTAAGACTAACTAATTATGCGGTACACCATGAATACAATCCAAACCGTATCCTCTTTCTCAGCAATTTACCACATCAGTCTCCCAGCATAGCTTCTGCTTCGGTAATACGCTTTGATTCACTAGTATCATCACCATTTTGTATTCGTCTATAAAGCAATATGGCGTCTCTGCAAACACACGTAGTGAAATGTCCCTTTCTTGTGCGCAATGGCTTTCTACGTGTGAACATTCTGAAACTTGCCTCTGGTTTCCCAGATTTTGTGTAGAGCAATGAAGGCACAGCAATAAAAACCTCTTTCATTTTTCCTGAGCAATAAGGGCCCAACAACAAAAACCTCTTCCTTTTATCCTGAGCAATGAAGGCACAGAAATAAAAACCTCTTTGTTTTGACCTGAGCAATGAAGACACAGCAATAAAAATCTCTTTCTTTTGTCCTGAGCAATAAAGGTACAACAATAAAAACATCTTACTTTTATTCTGAGCAATGAAGGCACAGCAATAAAAACCTCTTTCTTTTGTCCTGAGCAAAAAAGGCACAATAAAAACCTCTTACTTTTATCCTGAGCAATGAAGGCAGAGCAATAAAAACCTCTTTCTTTTGTCCTGAGCAATGAAGGCACATCAATAAAAACCTCTTTCTTTTGTCCTGAGCAATACAGGCTCAACAATTAAAACCTCTTCCTTTTATCCTGAGCAATGAAGGCACAGCAATAAAAACCTCTTTCTTTTGTCCTGAGCAATAAAGGCACAGCAATAAAAACCTCTTTCTTTTGTCCTGAGCAATAAAGGCACGGCAATTAAAACCTCTTTCTTTTATCCTGAGCAATGAAGGCACAGcaataaaaacctattttttttcctGAGCAATGAAGGTACAGCAATAAAAACTTCTTTCTTTTGTCCTGAGCAATGAAGGCACAGCAAtaaaaatatctttctttctttctcttgtcCTGAGCAATGAAGGCACAGCAATAACAACCTCTTTCTTTAGCCTTCTGCAATGAAGGCACAGGAATAATAAACTCGTTCTTTTGTCCTGAGCAATGAAGGCATAGCAATGACAACCTTTTTGTTTTGCCCTGGGCAATGAAGgcacagcaataaaaaaaaaaaaaaaatttatcctgAGCAATAAAGGCACAGCAATAAAAACGTTTTTCTTTTGCCCTGAGCAATAAAGGCATAGCAATGAAAACCTTTTTGTTTTGCCCTGGGCAATGAAGGCACAGCAATAAAAAACAAACTTTCTTTTGCCCTGAGCAATGAAGGCACAGCAATACAGAAAATTGaggtaaatgtaaatttatattaaaCAATTACTTTTTATAAAAGTTTAGCAAAGCGCtattcttaaaattaaaaaaattagaaataaagcgTTCTTCTTTGTCACTCCTttcaattgaaagaaacaaattcagcTTGGCAGTTGATTTGTTAACCGAGGCTCGAGTGAAAGTCTAAATCTCATACTGCATCAAGACAATCAGAATCAGTCTCTTATATCTTGAAAATCTAACTTTATCTTATCTCAATCTTTCGCCTCCAAGAACATTTTATCTACATTACAGCGTGCTAAATCCATTTCCCAAGTAATGAAGCCACTTAGATTAATTCTTGCTGATGGTAGCAATTAATCTTGAGTTCTTGTTCAATTTACGTGGCGAATGCAGTCTGTTCAATATCATTAGTTTTTTCCTGACATGTCTACAATTGATATTGAAATTTACCCATACTTTGCCGTTATCtttcatttgttgtatatataaacttttgatGGGACTGTGACTCACATGGCATAATGAACTAACTCCTAAATTTTCTTACCCGGTTTTGACTTTATCATTTTCACTAATTGCATCGTCTTTTATCATTAGTACCTttataaacttacacacacacacacacatatatatatatatatatatatatatatatatatatatatatatatatatataaatatatatatatatatatatatatatatatatatgtatataaagaagaaattaatagtaatttaataaaatttgtattggaatcaacacaagagatgGGAGGAAAAGTTGCTAAGCAAAATCATGGAAAACTACCAGAAAAAaccaaaatcctaataaagaaccaataggaaatgaaggtaaaatctaaAAGAGATGACATATGATTAGCATAACTGTCCAAAACAATAAAACGCAATAAAACCAAGACATTCGTAAGCACTATCAggcaaaaattgaggaaacaataaagaaGGGGAGAATCATTAAGTTAATGAAAATAAGACTGAACAGGGCGCCTATAAATATCTGCTATCCTTTAAATATCctggaaatattataaaaaaaaaagagatggagtgataaaaattgcagatgatttctcTACAGTActctacaatagtgatataagaaatatcttagCAAATAGAAATAACGAAACACCTGAGCCAAtaacaaaagtaacagtaggagatgttaagaaagca
The nucleotide sequence above comes from Palaemon carinicauda isolate YSFRI2023 chromosome 2, ASM3689809v2, whole genome shotgun sequence. Encoded proteins:
- the LOC137620413 gene encoding uncharacterized protein — encoded protein: MVRELKDLRTRLRLVHGKPWHPQSQGSVERANSDIKDMLAAWLSDNNTRDWSLGLRFVQNQKNSSYHLGIMTQFHTSPPPLSPSPHIASRQQEISKNCKRARETQLCQAERMVKRSRIDLRTGEIGDNVAVPVPYVDRGRGDPRNLTGNIMDRNENNLYTVGIKAGILKTKFTRTEFNLCPQRLLSVDEINQGQQVSLREALKKGPSGGQGHLYCSRANSG